A DNA window from Centropristis striata isolate RG_2023a ecotype Rhode Island chromosome 10, C.striata_1.0, whole genome shotgun sequence contains the following coding sequences:
- the pou3f3a gene encoding POU domain, class 3, transcription factor 3-A yields the protein MLWGMATATSSPYLASSRILSGPVLHSDRRVGGMQPGSTAVTTVSSGYRGDPSVKMVQSDFMQGAMVASNGGHMLSHAHQWVTSLPHAAAAAAAAAVAAAEAGSPWSPTSQPQDVKRGREDLHTGTALHHRSPHLGPHQTHPGSWGGSSAAHISITEGQQQQQQQQQQQQQQSLIYSPGGFTVNGMLSSHAGQSLMHQGLVRGESPELDHGNHHHHHHHHNHHTHHHQHHGVNHEPHSDEDTPTSDDLEHFAKQFKQRRIKLGFTQADVGLALGTLYGNVFSQTTICRFEALQLSFKNMCKLKPLLNKWLEEADSTTGSPTSIDKIATQSRKRKKRTSIEVSVKGALESHFLKCPKPSAQEINSLAETLQLEKEVVRVWFCNRRQKEKRMTPPGLPRTPEDAYSQVGSMGPDTPSPSIDCKRMYSDT from the coding sequence ATGCTTTGGGGGATGGCAACAGCCACCTCGAGTCCGTACCTTGCCAGCAGCAGGATTTTATCCGGTCCAGTCCTTCACTCTGACCGGAGGGTTGGTGGCATGCAGCCGGGCAGCACCGCTGTGACCACGGTGTCTAGTGGATACAGAGGGGACCCTTCAGTAAAGATGGTGCAGAGTGACTTCATGCAGGGAGCCATGGTGGCGAGCAACGGGGGACACATGCTAAGCCATGCTCACCAGTGGGTGACATCGTTGCCTCACGCGGCAGCCGCAGCAGCCGCGGCCGCGGTGGCTGCAGCCGAAGCCGGCTCTCCGTGGTCACCCACCTCCCAGCCGCAAGACGtaaagagaggaagggaggaccTCCACACAGGCACCGCTTTGCACCACAGGTCCCCACATCTGGGGCCCCATCAGACGCACCCGGGGAGTTGGGGAGGCAGTTCCGCGGCGCACATCAGCATCACGGAGgggcagcaacaacaacagcagcagcagcagcagcaacaacagcagtcTCTAATTTACTCTCCGGGTGGGTTTACAGTCAATGGGATGCTCAGCTCGCACGCCGGGCAGAGCCTCATGCACCAGGGGCTGGTGCGCGGGGAGTCCCCGGAGCTGGATCACGGaaaccaccaccatcaccaccaccaccataaTCACCACACGCACCATCACCAGCATCACGGGGTGAACCACGAGCCACACTCAGACGAGGACACCCCGACATCTGACGACTTGGAGCATTTCGCCAAACAGTTCAAACAGCGGCGCATCAAGCTGGGCTTCACCCAGGCAGACGTGGGCTTAGCTCTGGGCACCCTGTACGGCAACGTGTTCTCACAGACCACCATCTGCAGGTTTGAGGCGCTTCAGCTGAGCTTTAAAAACATGTGCAAGCTGAAGCCTCTGCTCAACAAATGGCTGGAGGAGGCCGACTCCACCACCGGGAGCCCGACTAGCATCGATAAGATCGCCACCCAgagcaggaagaggaaaaaGCGCACATCCATCGAGGTGAGCGTAAAAGGCGCGTTGGAGAGCCACTTCCTCAAGTGTCCCAAACCGTCCGCGCAGGAGATCAACTCTCTGGCGGAGACTCTGCAGTTGGAGAAGGAGGTGGTCCGGGTCTGGTTCTGCAACCGCAGGCAGAAAGAGAAGCGCATGACGCCGCCAGGACTGCCACGCACCCCGGAGGACGCGTACTCGCAGGTGGGCAGCATGGGTCCTGACACACCGTCGCCCTCCATAGACTGTAAGAGGATGTACAGCGACACGTGA